In Phormidium yuhuli AB48, one genomic interval encodes:
- a CDS encoding Mo-dependent nitrogenase C-terminal domain-containing protein: MLRIVNLLLAPIDGWLASLEINSPQLATAIVRLIPAQCPFERDITVGGHHLFHIPPMCKLNPLYDRFVELRFRALCYLVDTCGSDISAFS; this comes from the coding sequence ATGCTTCGTATTGTGAACCTGCTCCTCGCTCCCATCGACGGCTGGCTGGCATCCCTAGAGATTAACAGTCCCCAACTCGCTACGGCGATTGTGCGTCTAATCCCCGCACAATGTCCCTTTGAGCGCGACATCACCGTTGGGGGACATCACCTGTTCCATATTCCCCCCATGTGCAAACTCAACCCCCTCTACGATCGCTTCGTTGAGTTACGCTTCCGGGCCCTGTGCTACCTCGTCGATACCTGCGGAAGCGATATCAGCGCCTTCTCCTAA
- a CDS encoding Rqc2 family fibronectin-binding protein: MQPVDFTTLCAIYADFRTFWLPARLEQVIQRDRTQLALALRTLDRRGWLRLCWHPQAAHLCLSSPPPKGPDTFTFSDQLRHQLKGLALVDVTPLSPWERVLDFQFARRPGDPLQGHLYVEIMGKYSNVILTNAENLIITAAHQVSAQQSRVRPILTGQPYEPPPAMTGATPRRDESFERWQERISLIPDSLRRNLLKPYRGLSSALVRSLCAGAQLDPETPTDQLSDTQWRRLFDRWQQWLAALDSQTFEPGWTDSGYTVLGWDAQIPADSIQSLIDRYYSDRLNQQLFQQLRHQLSQKLSQTLKKLHLKQHTFQDKLSQSADADQHRHQADLLMAHLQDWTPGMTDIVLADFETGDPITIPLDPEKNAVSNAQALYKRHQKLRRAKQAVQPLLRATEAEISYLQQVEAALDQLGPYQRPEDLSALEDIRDELVEQEYLASPHYRPQRSNDPDPFHHFQTPSGFDLLVGRNNRQNDQLSFRMASEYDLWFHTQEIPGSHVLLRLPPGTQPDAKDLQFAADIAAYYSRARDSDAAPVVYADPKYVYKPKGAKPGMAIYKHETVLWGNPGEVENQIEDKKAGDKI, from the coding sequence GTGCAACCCGTCGATTTCACCACCCTTTGCGCCATTTATGCCGATTTCCGGACATTTTGGCTTCCCGCTCGTCTTGAACAAGTCATTCAACGCGATCGCACCCAACTGGCCCTAGCCCTACGCACCCTCGACCGCCGAGGCTGGCTACGCCTGTGTTGGCATCCTCAAGCGGCCCATCTCTGTCTCAGCAGTCCCCCGCCCAAAGGTCCCGACACCTTCACCTTCAGCGACCAACTGCGCCACCAACTCAAAGGCTTAGCCCTCGTCGACGTGACCCCCCTCTCCCCCTGGGAACGAGTCCTCGACTTTCAATTTGCCCGTCGGCCCGGAGATCCCCTCCAAGGTCATCTCTACGTGGAAATCATGGGCAAATACAGCAACGTCATTCTCACCAACGCCGAGAATCTCATCATCACCGCCGCCCATCAAGTCAGCGCCCAACAGTCGCGAGTGCGGCCAATTCTCACCGGACAACCCTACGAACCGCCCCCAGCCATGACCGGGGCCACCCCCCGGCGGGACGAATCCTTCGAGCGTTGGCAGGAGCGCATCAGCCTAATCCCCGATTCCCTACGGCGCAACCTCCTCAAACCCTATCGCGGTCTCAGTTCCGCCCTGGTGCGATCGCTCTGTGCCGGGGCCCAACTCGACCCCGAAACCCCCACTGACCAACTCTCCGACACCCAGTGGCGACGGCTCTTTGACCGCTGGCAACAATGGCTGGCCGCCCTAGATAGCCAGACCTTCGAACCCGGCTGGACTGACAGCGGTTACACCGTCCTCGGCTGGGATGCCCAGATCCCCGCCGACAGCATTCAGAGCCTCATTGACCGCTACTACAGCGATCGCCTCAACCAACAGCTATTCCAACAACTACGGCATCAACTGAGCCAAAAACTCAGCCAAACCCTCAAAAAACTCCATCTCAAACAACACACCTTCCAAGACAAACTCAGCCAATCCGCCGACGCCGACCAACACCGACACCAGGCCGACCTACTCATGGCCCATCTCCAAGACTGGACCCCCGGCATGACAGACATCGTCCTGGCCGACTTTGAAACCGGAGACCCCATCACCATTCCCCTTGACCCCGAAAAAAATGCCGTTAGCAACGCCCAGGCGCTCTATAAACGGCATCAAAAACTACGACGGGCTAAACAAGCCGTTCAGCCTCTTTTACGTGCCACAGAGGCAGAAATCAGCTATCTCCAACAAGTCGAAGCCGCCCTTGACCAACTCGGACCTTATCAGCGGCCCGAAGACCTCAGCGCCCTAGAAGATATCCGAGACGAACTGGTCGAACAAGAGTATCTAGCCTCACCCCACTATCGTCCTCAACGCAGCAACGATCCCGACCCCTTCCACCACTTCCAGACCCCCAGCGGCTTCGACCTCCTCGTCGGCCGCAACAACCGGCAAAACGACCAACTCTCCTTCCGCATGGCCAGCGAATACGACCTCTGGTTCCATACCCAAGAAATCCCCGGTAGTCACGTCCTGCTACGACTCCCCCCCGGAACCCAGCCCGACGCCAAAGACCTACAATTTGCCGCCGACATTGCCGCCTACTACAGCCGGGCCCGCGACAGTGACGCCGCACCAGTCGTCTATGCCGATCCCAAATACGTCTATAAACCCAAAGGAGCCAAGCCGGGCATGGCCATCTACAAGCACGAGACCGTCCTCTGGGGCAATCCCGGAGAGGTCGAGAACCAGATTGAGGACAAAAAAGCTGGTGACAAGATTTGA
- the gmk gene encoding guanylate kinase: protein MTAGKLIVLTGPSGVGKGTLLRSLRQRHPELCLSISATTRQPRQGEVDGVDYHFLTRPAFQDKIAQDAFIEWAEFAGNYYGTPRQSLETQMAQGHWVILEIEVEGARQVRRSFPEALLVFVHPPSFAELERRLRGRDRDSEEAIQRRLERAKEELQAADEFDVQVTNGVIEDALQALEVAVFGESKA from the coding sequence ATGACTGCTGGAAAATTAATTGTTTTGACCGGTCCGAGTGGAGTTGGTAAGGGGACGTTACTGCGATCGCTACGCCAACGCCACCCGGAACTTTGTCTGTCGATTTCGGCAACAACTCGCCAACCCCGTCAGGGTGAGGTGGATGGAGTGGATTATCATTTTTTGACGCGGCCGGCTTTTCAGGACAAGATTGCCCAGGATGCGTTTATTGAATGGGCCGAGTTTGCGGGTAATTACTATGGAACCCCGCGCCAATCCTTGGAAACACAGATGGCGCAGGGTCATTGGGTGATTTTAGAGATTGAAGTGGAGGGGGCCCGCCAGGTGCGCCGTAGTTTCCCCGAGGCGTTGTTGGTGTTTGTTCATCCTCCGTCCTTTGCGGAGTTGGAACGGCGTTTACGGGGGCGCGATCGCGACTCGGAAGAGGCGATTCAGCGGCGACTGGAACGGGCCAAAGAGGAACTTCAAGCGGCTGACGAGTTTGATGTACAGGTCACCAATGGGGTGATTGAAGACGCGCTTCAGGCGCTTGAAGTGGCCGTGTTTGGGGAGTCTAAAGCTTGA
- a CDS encoding NADH-quinone oxidoreductase subunit J — protein MNLAEGVQLVSFGILVATTLAAALGVVLLENIVYSAFLLGGVFISMAGLYLLLNADFVAAAQILVYVGAVNVLIIFAIMLVNKTEVFQPMKNAWFRKGATALVCVGLFALLGTMVQSTSWAVLETIEPVSSTAERLGQHFFSDFLLPFELVSVLLLIAMVGAIILARREFIPDLDSEQEFVFTLPERPREPVGAIGEAPDDSDS, from the coding sequence GTGAATTTAGCTGAAGGCGTTCAACTCGTCTCATTCGGAATTTTAGTCGCGACGACCCTCGCTGCGGCGTTGGGCGTGGTCTTACTGGAAAATATTGTCTACTCTGCCTTTCTCCTCGGAGGCGTGTTTATCAGTATGGCAGGCTTATATCTGCTGCTGAATGCTGATTTTGTCGCCGCCGCCCAAATTCTGGTCTATGTCGGTGCGGTCAACGTGCTGATTATTTTCGCCATTATGTTGGTGAATAAAACCGAGGTCTTTCAACCCATGAAAAATGCCTGGTTCCGCAAAGGGGCAACGGCGTTAGTCTGCGTGGGGCTATTTGCGCTGTTGGGGACGATGGTTCAGTCAACCTCCTGGGCTGTGTTAGAGACCATTGAACCGGTTTCGAGTACAGCAGAGCGGTTAGGGCAACATTTCTTTAGTGATTTCTTGTTGCCTTTTGAGTTAGTCTCCGTACTCCTGCTCATCGCCATGGTGGGAGCAATTATCTTGGCCCGTCGCGAGTTTATCCCTGATTTAGATTCCGAGCAAGAATTTGTGTTTACGCTCCCGGAACGTCCCCGTGAACCGGTTGGGGCGATTGGAGAGGCTCCCGATGATTCTGACAGTTAA
- the remA gene encoding extracellular matrix/biofilm regulator RemA: MDIQLINIGFGNIVSANRVVAIVSPESAPIKRIIIDARERGQLVDATYGRRTRAVIVTDSSHVILSAIQPETVANRFVFNKDGKEAHT; encoded by the coding sequence ATGGATATTCAGCTTATTAACATCGGCTTTGGCAATATCGTTTCGGCGAATCGCGTTGTTGCTATCGTTAGCCCTGAGTCAGCTCCCATTAAGCGTATCATCATCGATGCCAGAGAGCGGGGTCAGTTGGTGGATGCCACCTATGGTCGTCGCACTCGGGCGGTGATTGTGACGGATTCAAGTCATGTGATTCTCTCGGCGATTCAGCCGGAAACGGTTGCCAACCGTTTTGTTTTCAATAAAGATGGTAAGGAGGCTCATACGTGA
- the nuoH gene encoding NADH-quinone oxidoreductase subunit NuoH gives MESGIDLQGSVIEILGGFGIPPGFAKVIWMPVPMLLMLVAATVGVLVSVWLERKISAAAQQRVGPEFAGPLGTLQPVADGLKLLFKEDIIPRRADPWLFTLGPAIVVIPVFLSYLIVPFGQNLVITDLSIGAFLWIALSSITPIGLLMSGYSSNNKYALIGGLRAAAQSISYEIPLALSVLAIVLMSNSLSTIDIVNQQADYGILSWNLWRQPVGFVIFWVAALAETERLPFDLPEAEEELVAGYQTEYTGMKFALFYLGSYVNLVLSALFVSVFYLGGWTLPIPVETLTQWFGVSEFSPAVQVITGSLGITMVLLKTYLFVFLAILLRWTTPRVRIDQLLNLGWKFLLPVSLANLLITAALKLAFPVAFGG, from the coding sequence ATGGAATCAGGAATCGACCTCCAAGGTAGTGTCATCGAGATCCTCGGGGGCTTTGGGATCCCGCCTGGATTCGCCAAAGTCATCTGGATGCCCGTCCCCATGCTGCTGATGTTGGTAGCCGCCACCGTCGGAGTCTTAGTCTCCGTATGGCTAGAGCGGAAAATCTCCGCCGCCGCTCAACAGCGGGTTGGCCCCGAGTTTGCCGGGCCGTTGGGGACATTGCAACCCGTCGCCGATGGCTTGAAACTACTGTTCAAAGAAGACATCATCCCCCGACGGGCCGATCCCTGGCTCTTTACCCTTGGTCCGGCGATCGTTGTCATCCCCGTTTTTCTGTCCTATCTCATCGTGCCCTTTGGACAGAACCTCGTCATTACTGACCTGAGTATCGGGGCCTTCCTCTGGATTGCCCTGTCTAGCATCACTCCCATCGGCCTGCTGATGTCGGGGTACTCCTCCAACAACAAATATGCCCTCATTGGGGGATTGCGGGCTGCCGCTCAATCCATCAGCTACGAAATCCCTCTAGCCCTATCGGTGTTGGCGATCGTCCTGATGTCCAATAGCCTCAGTACCATCGACATCGTTAACCAACAAGCCGACTACGGCATTCTCAGTTGGAACCTCTGGCGACAACCCGTGGGATTCGTCATCTTCTGGGTGGCCGCCTTAGCTGAAACCGAACGACTCCCCTTCGACCTTCCTGAAGCGGAAGAAGAACTGGTGGCTGGGTATCAAACCGAATACACCGGCATGAAATTTGCCCTGTTCTACCTGGGGTCCTACGTTAACCTGGTTCTCAGTGCCCTTTTTGTCTCCGTCTTCTACCTCGGTGGTTGGACGCTCCCAATTCCCGTTGAAACCCTAACCCAATGGTTTGGGGTCAGTGAATTTTCCCCCGCCGTCCAAGTGATCACCGGTTCCCTAGGGATCACCATGGTCTTGTTGAAAACCTACCTGTTCGTGTTTCTCGCCATTTTGCTGCGCTGGACCACACCTCGGGTTCGTATCGACCAACTCTTGAACCTAGGCTGGAAGTTCTTACTTCCCGTCTCCTTAGCCAACTTGCTCATCACCGCCGCCCTCAAACTTGCCTTCCCGGTTGCCTTCGGCGGCTAA
- a CDS encoding GNAT family N-acetyltransferase, with product MGFLKSIFSSSDSASPSPNAISLEEYSAPGMSDRLGTQSRIYFSTDRSIDLYELEELCDSVGWARRPLRKVRKALQHSYMVVSMWEVRGSRKRLIGFARATSDCAFNATVWDVAIRPEFQGKGLGKALMSYLISKLRREDISNITLFADPHVVKFYGGLGFLADPEGIKGMFWYPN from the coding sequence ATGGGTTTTTTGAAAAGCATTTTCAGCAGTTCGGATTCGGCGTCCCCATCGCCGAACGCCATCTCCTTAGAGGAGTACTCAGCGCCCGGCATGAGCGATCGCCTGGGGACGCAAAGTCGGATTTACTTTAGTACCGATCGCAGTATCGATTTATACGAACTTGAAGAACTTTGTGACTCCGTTGGCTGGGCCCGTCGTCCCCTCCGCAAAGTTCGCAAGGCCCTCCAACATAGTTACATGGTCGTTTCCATGTGGGAAGTGCGAGGGAGCCGTAAGCGTCTGATTGGCTTTGCCCGGGCCACATCAGACTGTGCTTTCAACGCCACGGTTTGGGATGTCGCCATCCGTCCAGAATTCCAGGGTAAAGGTCTCGGCAAGGCCCTCATGAGTTACCTGATTAGCAAACTGCGGCGAGAGGACATCAGCAACATCACCCTCTTCGCCGATCCCCATGTGGTCAAATTTTACGGTGGTTTAGGCTTTCTCGCCGATCCCGAAGGAATCAAGGGGATGTTTTGGTATCCCAATTGA
- a CDS encoding SIMPL domain-containing protein, which produces MAQEQSQRTLTVQGQGSVLIPATIAQVNLGVEVEAQTAEAAQQQAARQSSAVVELLRSRNDVEKLQTTGVRLNPVYSRRDNQQVITGYRASNTVSFQIPTDSAGELLDTAVSRGATRIMGINFIGSDEAITQARDRALQEATLDARSQADVVLATLNLQRRDIVGINVNHTSHTAPPVPYQRMEAMAMDASTPIEGGEQEITASVSLEVRY; this is translated from the coding sequence ATGGCTCAAGAACAATCCCAACGAACTCTGACGGTTCAAGGCCAAGGTTCCGTCTTGATCCCGGCTACCATTGCTCAGGTCAATTTGGGGGTAGAAGTGGAGGCGCAGACGGCTGAGGCGGCGCAACAACAGGCCGCTCGTCAATCCTCGGCGGTCGTTGAACTATTGCGATCGCGCAATGATGTGGAAAAACTCCAAACCACTGGCGTTCGGCTCAACCCCGTCTATAGCCGTCGCGATAACCAACAGGTGATTACCGGCTATCGCGCCAGCAATACCGTCAGCTTCCAAATTCCCACGGATAGCGCCGGAGAACTGCTGGATACCGCTGTCTCCCGTGGTGCGACTCGCATTATGGGGATTAACTTTATCGGAAGCGATGAGGCCATCACCCAGGCCCGCGATCGCGCTCTACAAGAAGCCACCCTTGATGCTCGCTCCCAAGCCGATGTTGTCCTGGCAACCCTCAATCTCCAACGCCGAGATATTGTCGGCATCAATGTCAATCACACCAGTCATACGGCTCCACCGGTTCCCTATCAACGGATGGAAGCCATGGCGATGGATGCGTCCACACCCATTGAAGGGGGGGAACAGGAAATTACTGCTTCGGTCAGCCTGGAAGTTCGCTACTAA
- a CDS encoding glycosyltransferase family 2 protein gives MSDLNISAIICTHNRDTYLGAAIDSLLDQSDCPDYEVIVVDNGSTDTTKAVVEARSPHPRLRYVWEPTLGLSVARNTGANASEAPLLAYLDDDAVATPTWLSCLCRAFEDNDTLAIAGGKVTLIWAEGMSQPPWLSDDMAGCLGRYDLGEEVCLIENPGLTPRGLNYCIRHDFLNQIGGFDPNLGRVGKKLLSNEELYMTEKALHLGWQVAYLPDALVGHNVAPERVNRSWFLQRGWWQGVSECYREQLAGKAGSKQLLRGGERIARGLYKSLKFVRDPAQRFENLVYAYGQIGYLGSAVEGMLFPPKDLPGDRPNTTS, from the coding sequence ATGTCCGATTTAAACATCTCTGCCATTATCTGTACTCACAACCGAGATACCTATCTCGGGGCTGCCATTGACAGTCTCTTAGACCAATCAGACTGCCCGGATTATGAGGTGATCGTGGTTGACAATGGTTCCACAGATACGACAAAAGCCGTTGTTGAAGCGCGATCGCCCCATCCCCGTCTCCGTTATGTTTGGGAACCTACCCTGGGGTTATCTGTTGCCCGCAACACCGGGGCCAACGCCAGCGAAGCGCCCCTGCTTGCCTATCTCGATGACGATGCTGTGGCAACTCCCACCTGGCTGAGTTGTCTCTGTCGCGCCTTTGAGGACAATGATACATTGGCGATCGCCGGAGGCAAAGTTACCTTAATCTGGGCTGAGGGAATGTCTCAACCGCCCTGGCTCTCCGATGATATGGCCGGCTGTCTGGGGCGTTATGATTTAGGGGAGGAGGTTTGCTTGATTGAAAACCCCGGACTGACCCCCCGAGGGTTGAATTACTGTATCCGTCATGATTTCCTCAATCAAATTGGCGGCTTTGACCCCAATTTGGGACGAGTGGGTAAAAAACTACTCTCCAATGAAGAACTCTATATGACGGAAAAGGCCTTACATCTTGGCTGGCAAGTCGCCTATCTTCCCGATGCCTTAGTGGGTCATAATGTTGCCCCAGAACGGGTCAACCGTAGCTGGTTCTTACAACGAGGCTGGTGGCAAGGGGTGAGTGAGTGTTACCGGGAACAACTAGCGGGGAAGGCTGGGTCTAAACAGTTGTTACGAGGGGGGGAACGAATCGCCCGAGGACTCTATAAATCTCTCAAGTTTGTGCGAGACCCAGCACAACGCTTTGAGAATTTGGTGTATGCTTACGGTCAGATCGGCTATCTTGGGTCTGCCGTTGAGGGAATGCTCTTCCCGCCCAAAGACCTCCCCGGCGATCGCCCCAACACCACCTCTTAA
- the fabG gene encoding 3-oxoacyl-ACP reductase FabG: MKGKTVLLTGGTGGLGLGVTPKLVAQGASLTIPYRNTADVDRLKQHLSAEDFSKIQFVLLDLLDEAAVRQLIEDMGRVDVLIHLVGGFSMGATHEYDYEDWRQDLDLNLNTTFLACKYSLAKMRQQGYGRIVTVGSRGAVEPGPQLAAYCAAKAAVVALTQSIAAETRHTGITANCVLPSVIDTPSNRQAMGEEEAGTWVKPSSLADVICFLASEAAQDIRGAAIPVYGDI, encoded by the coding sequence GTGAAGGGTAAAACCGTCTTACTCACAGGAGGAACTGGAGGATTGGGACTGGGCGTTACGCCGAAACTGGTGGCCCAGGGGGCAAGTCTCACAATCCCTTACCGCAATACCGCCGACGTTGATCGCCTCAAACAGCATCTGTCCGCAGAAGACTTCTCGAAAATTCAGTTTGTCCTCCTGGATTTACTCGATGAAGCTGCGGTTCGCCAACTGATTGAGGATATGGGGCGAGTTGATGTCTTGATTCATCTGGTGGGCGGGTTTTCTATGGGGGCAACCCATGAGTATGACTATGAGGATTGGCGTCAAGACCTAGACCTCAACCTCAACACCACCTTTTTGGCCTGTAAGTATAGTCTGGCTAAGATGCGACAACAGGGGTACGGACGAATTGTGACCGTTGGTTCCCGGGGGGCTGTTGAACCGGGGCCCCAGTTGGCGGCGTATTGTGCCGCGAAAGCCGCTGTCGTGGCCCTCACCCAATCGATTGCCGCCGAAACTCGCCATACCGGGATTACGGCTAACTGCGTCCTTCCCAGTGTGATTGACACCCCCAGCAATCGCCAGGCCATGGGGGAGGAGGAGGCTGGCACTTGGGTTAAACCCAGTTCCTTGGCAGACGTGATTTGTTTCCTGGCCTCCGAAGCCGCACAGGATATACGTGGGGCAGCAATTCCGGTGTACGGAGATATCTAG
- the nuoK gene encoding NADH-quinone oxidoreductase subunit NuoK, producing the protein MELQLEYFLLLAAALFCIGIYGLINSRNAVRVLMSIELLLNAVNLNLMAFSNYLDADAKGQVFSVFVITIAAAEAAVGLAIVLAIYRNRDTIDMEQFNLLKW; encoded by the coding sequence ATGGAACTCCAACTGGAATATTTTTTACTCCTGGCCGCTGCCCTCTTCTGCATTGGCATTTATGGACTCATTAACAGTCGTAATGCTGTACGGGTCTTAATGTCCATTGAACTGTTATTAAATGCCGTGAACCTCAATCTCATGGCATTTTCCAACTATCTGGATGCCGATGCCAAAGGACAGGTTTTTTCGGTGTTTGTGATTACGATCGCAGCGGCGGAAGCAGCGGTGGGCTTAGCCATTGTCCTGGCGATTTACCGCAATCGTGACACCATTGATATGGAACAGTTCAACTTATTGAAGTGGTAA
- the ndhI gene encoding NAD(P)H-quinone oxidoreductase subunit I, protein MLKFLKQVGDYAKDSFQAAKYIGQGLSVTFDHMGRRPVTVQYPYEKLIPSERYRGRIHFEFDKCISCEVCVRVCPINLPVVDWEFNKEQKKKKLNHYSIDFGVCIFCGNCVEYCPTNCLSMTEEYELSAYDRHELNYDNVALGRLPEKVTLDPMVQPMRELAYLPKGVTEPHDLPKGSQRAGRHPEDILEDLEQEKAQREKASADSEKN, encoded by the coding sequence ATGCTTAAGTTTCTCAAACAAGTCGGCGACTACGCCAAAGACTCCTTTCAAGCGGCCAAATACATCGGCCAGGGATTATCCGTCACCTTTGACCACATGGGCCGACGGCCCGTCACGGTTCAATATCCCTACGAAAAACTCATTCCCTCAGAACGCTATCGAGGCCGGATTCACTTTGAATTCGACAAGTGCATCTCCTGCGAAGTCTGCGTGCGGGTTTGCCCCATTAACCTGCCCGTGGTGGATTGGGAGTTTAACAAAGAACAGAAGAAAAAGAAACTCAACCACTACAGCATCGACTTCGGCGTTTGTATCTTCTGTGGGAACTGCGTGGAATACTGCCCCACCAACTGTTTATCCATGACCGAAGAGTACGAACTCAGTGCCTACGATCGCCATGAACTCAACTACGACAACGTGGCCCTAGGACGACTTCCTGAAAAAGTCACCCTGGATCCGATGGTACAACCGATGCGAGAACTGGCATACTTACCCAAGGGTGTCACTGAACCCCACGATCTGCCCAAGGGATCTCAACGTGCCGGTCGTCACCCTGAGGATATCCTCGAAGACCTCGAACAGGAGAAAGCACAACGGGAAAAAGCCAGTGCTGACTCTGAGAAAAACTGA